In Acidobacteriota bacterium, the genomic window CACCACCGACAGCACGGAAGAGGCAGTCCCTCTACCGATCACCAGATCGTCGAGGGCATCCGATCGGCCGAGGAGGCTTTGGAGTCGAGTCTGAGCGGCCGCCGGGAGAGGAGAGAACGGCTCTTCCCCCGCGAGCAGGGCGGCCACCGCCTCCAGTTCCTGCAGGTCAGCCTCGACGACCTCCTGCCGCTGATTGACCTGCTCCAGGAGGCTGGTGAAGACCAGAGTCTCGTCGATCAGCCGGCTCCCTTGGGTCTCATCCTTCGGAAAGTTGCGCAGCCATTGCAGGATGCGATCCCGGAGGTGGGCGGTCATCAAGCGGTCGGTGACCCGGAGGTAGTTGAACTCTTGCCGCCCCTGGAGCCGGACGATGGCGGTGCCGATGGATCGCAGCTGCAGTGTCAGATCGTTGGGGTTGAGGCTCTGAGCCTGGCGAACATGGTGACGGAACTTGGCGCAGGCCTGCCGAAGCCCGAGGGATTGGTGGACGCCGATGAGACCCTGCGTCGTCGCGGGCACACCGGCGAGGATCGCCAGCTCCGATTCGATGGCGGTGAGGGCGTGGACCAACGAGTGGACCATGCGCTCCGCCCGCGCCAGGCAGGTCCAGGTGGAGCCGCAATCCGCAGGCTTCTCCATCTGCAGACGGTGCGGGCGCAGCTCCGCCAGGGCGATGAAGCAGAGGTCCGCCAGGTTTTCCTGAGGAGAGGACACTCCCGACCCTGCGAAAGCATCGCTCTCCCGAAGGTGCTCCGGCGAGACGTGGCCTAACTCTTCCTCGAGCTCCTGGATCGTCTGGAAGCCCTCTTGGAGCAGGCTGCGAACTTCCGGAAAGAGCGTCGAGCGCAGCGTGTCTTCGCCGCTTTGCTCGTACTTTGAGAGCTGGATCGTTCGGGCCTGGAGCAGGAGGCGCCCGAGGCGCTGTCGATAGGCGTCGTTGAGGACCAAAGTCGATCTCCGAGCTGGCTGAGATAGATCAGACCGTTGCGGTGTCGATGATCTGCCGCGCCTTCATGACGAAGAGGCCGAGATTGACATCGCCTCGGGTCACCACGGCCAGGACCACCTGGCTGTTGCTCTTGAGGCGTCCGAAGTAATGCCAAAGATGGGTGGAGGAGATGAGGATTTCCTTGAAGTAGCGTTCGTCGGATTCGACACCGCGGGCCTGCTTGAACAGGTTCTCGATCTCGATGACCATATCCCCCTCGAACATTTCTTTGGTCGCGGGAGCCAAGATGTCGAGAACCGACTGGGGGTGGCTGTCGACGGTCTTGATGGCCAGCATCATCCCGCTGCCCATGTCGACCAAGCCCGCCGCCAGCGCTTTCGGGACGTCCGCCATCGCTACTCGCATCGTTTCTTCTGCGCTCATGAGTCCTCCTGAATCTGTTGTTAGAACAAAGGTCTATTTCTAGAGGGCAGACTCAACCTGCGGCTGGAATGGCCCGCTCGGTGCCCCTACCCACGAATGCAGCTACAGCTAGAAGAATTAGGACAAGAAGATAGCTGGCAGAAATTAGCAGAGTCATTCCCCCCGTGCAAGAGTTGGAATCTATTTTTGCGTTATATTTGTTTAAGGGAAGGCGTTATAGGGTCAGTTGAAAAATACCGCCCTCCCAACCCCAAGAAAAGATTGAGTAGTAAAAGCCTAAATACCTGCCGAATAGAGCTTAATGGGTCGCCAGGACGGTGTGAAGGGATGTCCAGGTCGGCGGGAGGAGGGGCCTGGAGAATCCGATTCGTTAGAAAGCTACTTCTGTAAAGGGAGAATTCCCGCAGGCGAATCGGGAAGCCCTGGACAGACGATCCCGTTCCCCCGCCCGAGAGGGGAGGCGGCGGGTGAATCCGGCCTCGGTGTGGCGGCTATCAGACTGTCGCGCTGTCGGCGATCTGACGAGCCTTCATCACCAGCAGGCCGAGGTTGACATCGCCGCGGCAAACGGCGCAGAGAACCACTTGGGGATCGCTCTTCAAGCGTCCGAAGTAGTGCCAGAGATGGGTCGAGGAGATGAGAATCTCCTGGAAGTAGTGCTGGTTGCTCTGGACGCCTCGGGCCTGTTTGAACAGGTCCTCGATGGTCAGGACCATCTCCCCTTCGAACATCTCCTTGGTCGCCGGCGCCAGCAGATCCAACACCGATTGGGGATGGCTGTCGATGGTCTTGATGGCCAGCATCAATCCACTGCCCATGTCCACCATCCCTGTAGCGACGACCTTGGGGATCTCTGACATCGACTGGCGGATTGTTTCCTCTACGCTCATGGGCTTCCCTTTCCTTCATGCAAGAACTGAGTCTCCGGACGCCTTGCCCGCAGACCCTCTATTTATTTTTGACATGCAATAAACGCTGGAAAATCTTACCAGGTATTTTTTCTTATAGAAACAGAAAAGCTCAGGGCCGAGGTGGATAGTTCGATAAGCTTTTCTCGGAACGCGTTATCAATTGACAGAATTTCTCTGATTGAAGAGCGAGGCGGTGCTACGGCCGGGTGCTAGCAGCCCGGCGAGAGTCCTGCCTGGGACTGTCAGGACTGGAACCGCTGGATCAGGTCCGCGGGGCGATCGGAAGCGGGCCGGCGGAAGGAGGGGGGAAGCTCGTCCTGGTCGGCAACGGTTCGGAGATGGTCGGCGTAGTGCTTGACCATGTGTTGTTGGCTGGTGGTCTGGATGTAGAAGCGGGATTGGGTCCGTAGGTGCAGGATGGCATCCCCAGCATCCAGGCCCAGGGACACCAGGCAGCAGGCGCCGACGGTTCCCGTGCGCCCGAGGCCGGCGCGGCAGTGCAGAAGCACTGGCCGGCCCTCGACCATGGCGGGCACCAGACGCTCGCACAGTCCCGCGACAGCCCGGGGAGTGGCGATACCCATGTCCGGAATGGGGAAATGGATCAGCTGAAAACCGCTATCGGTTGGCAAATCCAAGGGTTCGGCGGTGAGGCTCACGACGATCTCGATCCCCACCTTCTGGAGGAACTCCAGGTCCTGAGCCAGCTCACCCATCAATCCCGGCCGGGCCGCCCCGGCCAGGATGGGTTGGATCATCCAGTTGAAAGCTTCCACTGTTGCGCTCAGCCACCGAGCTGGAGGAATTGCTCGATGCGCGGTGAAGAGGGGTGTTCGAAGAGGCTCTCGGTCTCACCGTATTGGAGCACGTGGCCGTCCGCCAGCAGAATCACCTCATGGGCCGCCTGACGGGCAAAGCAGAGGTTGTGAGTGACCATGACCACCAATGCCCGGCGGGCGAGCCGGCGGAGCTGGAGGGTCAGCCAGGGGAGGGCGGAGAAGGGCATCTCCACCTCCGGCTCGTCGATCAGGTAGAGATCCGCTGAAGCGTGGGCGGTCACGGTGAGGCGCAGGAGCTGCAAATGCCAGAGGCTCCAATCCTCCGGCCGAGAGTCGAGGATCCGGGTCACCGCTTCCGCGGCTTCGGGAATCGTCCCCCACACCTCTTCCACCGTACCGGACCAGCTGCGGTCGGCTAGCTCCTGCCGGACCTGCTTGACCTCGAAGGGGTTGCGGGGCAACTGGGTCTGAAACACCGTCGTGGAACAGTCGACACGCCGCTCGCCTTGCCACCAGAGGTCGTCAGAGGTCTGGCCTTCCAGAATTCTGAGGGTGGTGGACTTGCCGCTTCCACCGGGGCCCAGGAGCGCCGTTACGCGGGTGTTGGGGAAACGTAGGCAGACTTGGTGCAGCGCGGTCTTGGAGCCGTATCCGGCCGTCATCCTGTGCAGGCGTGCCCCGAGAAGAGGAGATCTCGGGCTGGGGCATTCTTTGGCTTGCATCATCGCGTGTTCAGCCTTCGGCAAGGCGGAGGGTCTGGCCGACCCGGGGGTGAAGGCGGATTTTTTCAGACGTGCACCTCAGATGAGCACCCGGTGTCGGATTGTGATCTGCGGTGCTCAGGGTGTCGTCGTAGCTGATTTGGTTTACCTTAGCAGGAATCGAAACACGCGTCAGCGTATTCTTCATTCAGATGATTAGCGTGATCTCGGCTTCTCGGCGAACCCGTGGCTCGATGTCCCGTATACGACAGACATGGGCACGTCATAGGCGACGGGAGCGGTCAAGAGCTTTTTTGTTTTCGATGGATTGATGTCGGGTAGGCCCGGCGATGGGAGAACGCGCGCAGATGAGGATCCGAAGGCAGGTTCGCCGGTCGGGGGCGGTGTGAGCTCAGTAGACGGTATTGGCGACGTCCTCCATCAACGGGCGCAGGAGCAGCCGGACCGCGTGGCCTTCCGCTTTCTCGCCGATGGCGAGAGCGAGTCCGAATCCCTGACCTACGCCGAGCTCGATCACCGTGCGCGGACCCTGGCGGCCCGGTTGTCGGCCGAGGTGCCGCCGGGGGAGCGGGCTCTGCTCCAATACCCACCGGGATTGGACTTCGTCGTCGCCTTCTTTGCCTGCCTGCTCAGCGGCGTAGTGGCGGTGCCGGCCTATCCACCGCGGAACCGGCGGCGGGTGGGGACTCTGCGGGCGGTGGCGGCGGATGCCCAATGCCGGTTGGTGCTCACCGACGCGGCGTTGCTCGCCCGCAGCCGCTCCTGGGGCGTGCCGCCGGAGCTGGCGAGCGCCCGGTGGCTCGCGACGGAGGAGTTGGCGGTGGAGGATCCCGGCGGAGCGGTCTCGCTTCCCGCCATCGCTGGGGAGGATCTCGCCTTCCTCCAGTACACCTCCGGCTCCACCGCTACTCCCAAGGGCGTACGGGTGACCCACCGCAATCTGCTGCACAATCAAGAGATGATCCACCGGGCCTTCGCCATGAGCGAGGACTCGGTGGTGGTGAGCTGGCTGCCCCTCTACCACGACATGGGGCTCATCGGCACCGTTCTGCAACCCCTCTACGCCGGTGCCACCTGCGTCCTGCTGCCGCCGGTGGCCTTCCTGCAGCGCCCCCGGCGGTGGCTGGAGGCGATTCACTGCTACCGTGCCACCACCAGCGGCGGGCCGGACTTCGCCTACCAGCTGTGCGTCGACAAGGTCAGCGCGGAGGAACGTTCCGATCTGGACCTCAGCAGCTGGCGGGTGGCCTTCAACGGCGCCGAGCCGGTGCGCGCTGCGACCCTGGAGCGCTTCACCGAGGCCTTTGGCGGCTGCGGTTTCCGGCGCCAGGCCTTCTATCCCTGCTACGGCCTGGCGGAAGCCACCCTCTTCGTCGCCGGCGGCGCCGTCGGCAAGGCGCCGGAGGTCGAGAGCTACTCCGCCCGGGCATTGGAGCAGGCCGGCGAAACGTTGGGTACCCGGGGCCAGGCCAGGGCGGCGGAGGAGGGCGAGGCGACCGCACGGCTGGTGCCCTGTGGCGGCCCGTGGTCCGAGCAGGAGCTGCGCATCGTCGATCCCGAGACTCGCCGGCCGTTGCCGTTGGGCTCGGTGGGGGAGATCTGGCTCGCCGGGGAGAGCGTCGCCGACGGCTACTGGCGGCGACCGGAGCTGAGCCGGGAGATCTTCGATGCCGAGCTGGAGGGCGCTGATGAACCCTCCAGCCTGTCGTTTCTGCGCACCGGAGACCTGGGCTTCCTCGATCCCAATAGCTCCAGCGAGGCCCAGCTCTTCGTCACCGGGCGGCTCAAGGATTTGATCATCCTACGCGGCCGCAATCTCTATCCCCAGGACGTGGAGCGCATCGCCGAGGCCGCCCATGGCGATCTGCGCCCCGGCGGCGGAGCCGCTTTTTCCGTGGAGGTGGTGGGCTCCATGGGCGGGGGTTCCATGGAAGACGGCCTCATGGAAGAGGGTCTGGTGTTGGTGCACGAGGTGGTCCGCCACCCCCGGGATCCGCTACCGGAGGTGATGGACGCTGCCCGCCGCGCTGTGGCTCAGGAGCTCGAGGCGCGGGTACGGGAGGTCGTGCTCATCGCCACCGGCAGCCTGCTCAAGACCTCCAGTGGCAAGGTGCGGCGGCGAGCGATGCGCCAGGCGTATCTGCAGGGCGAGCTCAAGATCATCGCCCGCAGCGGGGACGAGAGGGAGCCTGAGGCCCAGCCGGAGGTGCCGGCGGAGAGGGGAGAAGGGGGGGCTGTTGCCTCCATCGGGGGCGCCCCGGAGACCGCAGAGCTGGGCCGCAAAGAGCTGCTGGCGCTGCCGGCGGAGGAGCGCTCCGGTGCCGTCGTCGAGCTGCTGCGCTCTCTTCTGGCGCGTTCTCTGGGGCCGGCGGCCCATTCTCTTTCGGAGCACCGGCCCCTCACCGACCTGGGCCTCGACTCTCTGGCGGCGGTGGAGCTACAGCAGCGGGTAGAGCAGCGGTTGGGAGCTCATCTGGATCTGGCGGATCTGCTCGAAGGAGCCTCCCTGGAGCGCCTCGCCCGCTCGATTCAAGCGGTGTTGGAGAGCGGAGAAGGTGCCTCCGTGTGGACGCTGGAAGATGCACCGGCTCAGCGCCCCGACACCTTTCCTCTATCCATCGGACAGCGGGCCCTGTGGTTCCTCGAACGGCTGGCGCCGGAGGCGGCGGTCTACAACATCGCCGCCGCCGCCCGGGTGCGAGGAAGGCTGAACGGGGACGCCTTCGGCCGCGCCCTGGAGGCTTTGACGGACGCCCACGAGGTTCTGCGGACCACCTTTGCTCCGGGCTCCGGCGATCCGGTGCAGCGAGTGCTCCCACGGCTGGTGCCGGAAGTGCGTCGGCTGGAGGTCGGCGAGGGCTCGCCGGAGGCGTTGCTGGAGCTCCTCGAAGCGGAGGCCTTCCGCCCCTTCGATCTGGAAACGGGACCGCTGGTGCGGGCCACGGTGATCGAAGGAGAAGGGGTGATCGAGGGGAGAGACTCCACGAGCGCTTCCGAAGAGAGCTTTCTGGTGCTGGCGGTGCACCACCTGATCTCGGACTTCCGCTCCCTGGCCTTGATGCTCCGGCAGCTGGAAACGCTCTATCGCCGGGCTCAATCCGGAGACGCGCTGGAAGCTTCTTCACCGGAGGCCGCCTACTTCGACTTCGTCGCAGCTCAGCAGAATTACCTCGCCAGCGAGGCGGCGGCCCGGGATCGGGCCTATTGGCATCGTCGGCTGAGCCTGGATTCCGCTGAGGCGGCGAGCTCGCTCCCCGTGCTGCCGCCGCCGCTGGAGTTGCCCACGGACCGTCCCCGGCCGCCAGTGCAGGGCTACCGGGGGCGCTCCCACGCCGTGCGCTGGCAGGGCGCTTGGGTAGAGCAGCTGGAGCGCCTGGCGGAGGAGCGCCAGACCACCGTCTCCACGGTCTTGCTCACCCTCTTCCAGCTCTGGCTCGCGCGGCTCTCGGGGCAGCGCGACGTGCTCACCGGCATGCCCACCCTCGGCCGGCCGACGCGGGCCTTCGCCGAGGTCTTGGGCTATTTCGTCAATCCGGTGGTGGTGCGCGCCAACATCCGCCGGGGAACCACCTTCGGCCAGCTGCTGGAGCGCCAGCGGGAGGCGGTGCACCAGGATTTGGCCCATCGCCACTATCCCTTTCCCCAGCTGGCGGAGGAGCTACAGCCGACCCGGGACGCCAGCCGTTCGCCGGTCTTCCAGGTGCTCTTCAGCTACCAGCAGGCGGCCCCCGGGGAGCCGGCGGAGCTGGCCGGCTTTGCTGTCGGCGAGGGTGGGCAGAAGATGTCCTGGGCGGACCTGGAGCTCGAATCCGTGGCCTTGCCGGGGCGGCCGGTACCCTTCGACCTCAGCTTCACCGTCGCGCCAGCGAGGGACGGCGGGGAGGCTGCGGTGGTGGGCTCGTTGCAGCTCAATGGGGATCTCTTCGACGCCGCCACCGGCGAGCGCCTGGCGCGGCAGCTGGGAGTTCTGACCCGGGCGGCGCTGGCGGAGCCGGGGATGGCGGCGTCACGGCTGCCGCTGCTCACGGCGGCGGAGCGGCAGCAGCTGGTAGAGCGCTGGAACGATACCGCCGGTGAGGTTCCGGAGCCGCTCCTGGTGCACGAGATGTTCCGCCGGCAGGCCCGGTGCACCCCTCAGCGGCCGGCACTGCTCTTCGCCGATCAGGAGCTCACTTACGGTCAGGTGGACGAGCGCTCGGACCAGCTGGCAGCGCTCCTGCGCCAGCGGGGGGTGAAGGTAGAGGACAAGGTGGCCCTGTGTGCCGAGCGCTCCGCCGGGCTGGTGGTGGCGCTGCTGGCCATCCTCAAGACCGGCGCCGCCTACCTGCCCCTCGACCCGACCTATCCCGAGGAGCGGCTGCGCTACATGCTGCAGGACTCCGGTGCCCGCCTCCTGCTCACCGAGCCGCGCCACGCTCCGCGCTTCCGGAGCCCAGGGCTCGAGATCTTGGAGCTGCCGGAAGGGTTGGACCTCGGAGAACCATCCGCTTCTCCGGCGGCGGCCGACGAAGAAGCCCGCGGCACGGAACCCGGCGGCGGGGAACGCGGCGCGGATCCGGCGTCGCGCCTCGCCTACATCATCTACACTTCCGGCTCTACGGGGCTGCCCAAGGGGACCCTGGTGCCCCACGGGACGGTGGCCAATTTCTTCGCCGCCATGGACCGGCACCTGGAGCCAGCGGAGTCTACTGGCGGGGAGCCGGGGACCTGGCTGGCGGTGACCAGTATTTCCTTCGACATTTCGGTGCTGGAGCTGCTCTGGACCCTCACCCGCGGCTACCGGGTGGTGGTGCAGCCCACCGCGGGGCAATCGTTGGAGGCCCGCCTCGCCACTCGGCGCAGCGACCGGGGCATGGACTTCGGCCTCTTCTTCTTCTCCGCCGACAGCACCGAGGGCGAGCCCGGGGAGCGCTATCGCCTGCTTCTCGACGCCGCCCGCTTCGCCGACCGACGGGGTTTCTCCTCGGTGTGGACGCCGGAGCGTCATTTCCACGCCTTCGGCGGGCTCTATCCCAACCCGTCGGTCACCGGCGCCGCTCTCGCCGCCATCACCGAGCGGGTGGGGATTCGCGCCGGCAGCGTGGTGTTGCCTCTCCATCACCCGGTGCGGGTGGCGGAGGAGTGGTCGGTGGTGGACAACCTCAGCGGTGGCCGGGTGGGGCTGTCGGTGGCCTCCGGCTGGCATCCCGACGACTTCATTTTCCAGCCGGAGGCCTTCGAGAATCGCAAGCAGGTGCTGGAGGAGAAGCTGGAGCAGCTGCGCCAGCTATGGCGCGGCGAGGCCCTGACCTGGACCAACGGTGCCGGCGAAGAGGCGACGGTGCGCATCCTGCCGGCGCCCCTGCAGCCGGAGATCCCCATCTGGGTCACCG contains:
- a CDS encoding tyrosine-protein phosphatase yields the protein MIQPILAGAARPGLMGELAQDLEFLQKVGIEIVVSLTAEPLDLPTDSGFQLIHFPIPDMGIATPRAVAGLCERLVPAMVEGRPVLLHCRAGLGRTGTVGACCLVSLGLDAGDAILHLRTQSRFYIQTTSQQHMVKHYADHLRTVADQDELPPSFRRPASDRPADLIQRFQS
- a CDS encoding ATP-binding cassette domain-containing protein, with product MTAGYGSKTALHQVCLRFPNTRVTALLGPGGSGKSTTLRILEGQTSDDLWWQGERRVDCSTTVFQTQLPRNPFEVKQVRQELADRSWSGTVEEVWGTIPEAAEAVTRILDSRPEDWSLWHLQLLRLTVTAHASADLYLIDEPEVEMPFSALPWLTLQLRRLARRALVVMVTHNLCFARQAAHEVILLADGHVLQYGETESLFEHPSSPRIEQFLQLGG
- a CDS encoding MupA/Atu3671 family FMN-dependent luciferase-like monooxygenase, with product MSSVDGIGDVLHQRAQEQPDRVAFRFLADGESESESLTYAELDHRARTLAARLSAEVPPGERALLQYPPGLDFVVAFFACLLSGVVAVPAYPPRNRRRVGTLRAVAADAQCRLVLTDAALLARSRSWGVPPELASARWLATEELAVEDPGGAVSLPAIAGEDLAFLQYTSGSTATPKGVRVTHRNLLHNQEMIHRAFAMSEDSVVVSWLPLYHDMGLIGTVLQPLYAGATCVLLPPVAFLQRPRRWLEAIHCYRATTSGGPDFAYQLCVDKVSAEERSDLDLSSWRVAFNGAEPVRAATLERFTEAFGGCGFRRQAFYPCYGLAEATLFVAGGAVGKAPEVESYSARALEQAGETLGTRGQARAAEEGEATARLVPCGGPWSEQELRIVDPETRRPLPLGSVGEIWLAGESVADGYWRRPELSREIFDAELEGADEPSSLSFLRTGDLGFLDPNSSSEAQLFVTGRLKDLIILRGRNLYPQDVERIAEAAHGDLRPGGGAAFSVEVVGSMGGGSMEDGLMEEGLVLVHEVVRHPRDPLPEVMDAARRAVAQELEARVREVVLIATGSLLKTSSGKVRRRAMRQAYLQGELKIIARSGDEREPEAQPEVPAERGEGGAVASIGGAPETAELGRKELLALPAEERSGAVVELLRSLLARSLGPAAHSLSEHRPLTDLGLDSLAAVELQQRVEQRLGAHLDLADLLEGASLERLARSIQAVLESGEGASVWTLEDAPAQRPDTFPLSIGQRALWFLERLAPEAAVYNIAAAARVRGRLNGDAFGRALEALTDAHEVLRTTFAPGSGDPVQRVLPRLVPEVRRLEVGEGSPEALLELLEAEAFRPFDLETGPLVRATVIEGEGVIEGRDSTSASEESFLVLAVHHLISDFRSLALMLRQLETLYRRAQSGDALEASSPEAAYFDFVAAQQNYLASEAAARDRAYWHRRLSLDSAEAASSLPVLPPPLELPTDRPRPPVQGYRGRSHAVRWQGAWVEQLERLAEERQTTVSTVLLTLFQLWLARLSGQRDVLTGMPTLGRPTRAFAEVLGYFVNPVVVRANIRRGTTFGQLLERQREAVHQDLAHRHYPFPQLAEELQPTRDASRSPVFQVLFSYQQAAPGEPAELAGFAVGEGGQKMSWADLELESVALPGRPVPFDLSFTVAPARDGGEAAVVGSLQLNGDLFDAATGERLARQLGVLTRAALAEPGMAASRLPLLTAAERQQLVERWNDTAGEVPEPLLVHEMFRRQARCTPQRPALLFADQELTYGQVDERSDQLAALLRQRGVKVEDKVALCAERSAGLVVALLAILKTGAAYLPLDPTYPEERLRYMLQDSGARLLLTEPRHAPRFRSPGLEILELPEGLDLGEPSASPAAADEEARGTEPGGGERGADPASRLAYIIYTSGSTGLPKGTLVPHGTVANFFAAMDRHLEPAESTGGEPGTWLAVTSISFDISVLELLWTLTRGYRVVVQPTAGQSLEARLATRRSDRGMDFGLFFFSADSTEGEPGERYRLLLDAARFADRRGFSSVWTPERHFHAFGGLYPNPSVTGAALAAITERVGIRAGSVVLPLHHPVRVAEEWSVVDNLSGGRVGLSVASGWHPDDFIFQPEAFENRKQVLEEKLEQLRQLWRGEALTWTNGAGEEATVRILPAPLQPEIPIWVTAAGSPETFRAAGRLGARVLTHLLGQSYEQLEEKLAIYRQAWREAGHPPLELEDGRSSDGYVSLMLHTYVGQRAEAVRETVREPFKAYLKTSFGLMRSLAPGQDLEAMTEEDMARLLDRAFDRYFETSGLFGTPAQCLDMVDRLKDLGIDEIGCLVDFGVDRDGVMASLELLDLVRRRSLPAAAEQASATAVPASLPESLRRYGVSHLQCTPSQARALLLDPDGPEALAGLRQLLVGGEALPVPLARDLAAALAGDPGSAEDELRASALTEGALINVYGPTETTIWSSAHRLSAADLGAEASSMAIGGPLLNTEILLLDRELQPVPQGQPGELYIGGLGVVRGYHGQPGRTAERFVPDVTARRPGGRLYRTGDLARYRPGGVLEFLGRNDQQIKLRGHRVELGEIEARLAEHPGVRAAAVVVRQLAEGELAGDERLVAYIVPARERRLTPPPEERRRRLLADREHFELPGGLPVAQIGSANTQGLVQEIFTDQIYLRHGVTLEDGACVFDIGANIGLFTLFVHQRCRDPKVFCFEPIPPTCEVLRTNVELYGLGAQVFQCGVGEARQQAEFTFYPQMAGLSGRFPEEDAETTRSILETWFGQLPESELTGGKPEGEALDALVDEYLRSETFSCQIETVSEMIRRTGVEAIDLLKIDVERSEVQVLEGIEDEHWPLIRQTVLEIHSKELLEQVSDDLAARGFELQSEELIPVDGGDNVYMLYGVRPEFRRSSPAASVGPAEPAAEELGEEISADALRAYLAQRLPEIMVPARFVTLDALPLTPNGKIDRRALPAPEEAGGPRRREMVAPTNDLERTIAEVWQEALKLPAVGIHDNFFETGGNSLLLVTAQTRLREALGQEVTLVDLMRYPTVHSLAAHLARGAGGAEAQREVTRRKVAQRGQEQRKALERQRAAQRRAQRQRRGRPGPTGPRRKP